The window GCCAAAATGCTGCACTGCATTCTGGGAGATGTAGTACCTGAGGCTGAGGGTTCCCAGGTGAGGCCACGCCCCCAGGCCAGGGTTGCCGTGGGTGAACGGGCTGTTGCCGTTGACAACAGGAGCGAGggaagtgtgtgagagggagggggtgggggtggggggcagggggctgatCGTAACCACACGGTCACAGGAGGTGCGGTCTGTTTCGCCCAGTCTGGTCGGGTCTTTTCTGGGTGCTGTGGTTGTGGTCTTGGTATCTTTGTGGTCGATGTGTCTCTTTGGTTCTATGATTGTTGTCATGTTAGACGTACTGGTGTCCATGGTTGTGGTCATGTTACGGTCAGGGTGTCTTCTTGGCTCTGTGGTTGAGGTGTTTGTCATcatggttgtggttgtgtggtcAAGGTTGTTCCTACACTCGGGGATTCTGTCAGGTTTATTGGTTGTGGTCATGCTGCTTGTGGTCATGCTGCTTGTGGTCATGCTGCTTGTGGTCATGCTGGTTGTGGTCATGCTGCTTGTGGTCATGCTGCTTGTGGTCATGCTGCTTGTGGTCATGTGGTCAGAGTCTCTTCCTGGTTGTGAGGTCAAGGTGGCTTTACAGGGTTTCGCTGCTGTGGTCATGTTTGCTGTGGTTGTCTTAGTCGTGTTTGCGGTCATGATGCTTGGGTTTGCGGTCACATCAGGGCTGGTTCTGGTCTCTGAGTGGTCAGGGTTTGTGGTAGAGGAGCTTCCAAAAGGATCAGAGTCTCTTCCTGTGACCTGGAGACAGGAGAgtttaagagagtgtgtgttgtagtgtgtgtgtgtgtgcatgtacctgtgtgtgtaccttgctgttgtctccctcctctctcctgctccttctgTTCTCCTTCTGAGGAATCAtattcagctcctcctccagcctgcacacacacacacacacacacggggagaTGATCAGACCTGTGGGCTTGaagcaaggccgtaatcataatatattttcaaatctggtcaaaacgtcccccccaatatatataaatacaaatataaatgtgctacgctacaacAAGCAACcatgcacgctgtccgaaattatcatttaaaaaaaagtggcccccccaatgttgtctccatggctacggccttggctTGAAGCAACACAGGTGTTGAGCGAGATGACCGTGCTAAAGACCAGACCTTCAGACCCTAAACAAggccagtaagtgtgtgtgtgtgtgtgtgtagtgtgtgcgtgtgtagtgtgtgtgtgtgtagtgtgtgcgtgtgtagtgtgtgtgtgtgtgtagtgtgtgtgtgtgtgttaccgtagGTGCAGCTGGTCGTAGGTGAACAGCTGGTGCAGCATGAGGTCTGAACATGAAGACCTGCTGTCAGGGTCCATCTGCAGACActtctggtacacacacacacacacacgttatacacacacacacacacgttatacacacacgcacacgttatacacacacacacacgttatacacacacacacgttatatacacacacacacacgttatacacacacacacacacgttatacacacacacacacacacgttatacacacacacacacgttatacacacacacacacgttatatacacacacacacgttatacacacacacacacgttatatacacacacacacgttatacacacacacacgttatatacacacacaggtcagtgcgggggtacaatgtgtgtgtgtgtataacgtgtgtgtacctgggtgaGGTCCACAGCCTgccaggggagggtggggtagCGTAGCTGCAGAGGAGTGTGGGAGGCGGGGGGAACCGGGGGAACCTGGGGCAGAACCAGACCAGAGAACACAGGGTTCTGATGGAACACTTCCTGGTGACGGGGGGTCAGGTTACCTAGGATACCATGGAGAACACCGTTACATCACAGTCtaactgtgtgtctggtgtgtgtgtgtgtgtgtggtgtgtgtgtgtgttgtgtgtgtggtgtgtgtgtgtgtgtgtgtgttctcaccgaAGCACCTGATGATGTGGTAGAGCTGGTCTATATCAGAGTCTCCAGGGAACAGAGGCTCTCCTGTcagcatctccacacacacacaccctgctgcccACACATctacctgcctgcacacacacacacacacacacacacagacacacacacacacgcacactcttcaTCATTAATATCACAAAAACACAGCAACTGATAAACTCTAAGCTGACCtcaattctgtgtgtgtgtgcatgtataggcgtgtatgtgtgtgtgtatatgtgtgtgtatactgtggcATCACGAGAGGACGTGTTGTAGAGGGGCGGTACGTTTCCCTCTGCGAATGGCTACCATGCCACAAGATGGCTGACGCAAGAACTAcacctcccagaatgcaccacgcCAACAGCTGCAAATGCCTCAGTCCTCTGATTGAGGCAGGAGCAcaggcgggggagggagagaggacaaaagGCTTGAtacagagaccaagagagagagagcgtaccTGGCATAAGCAGAGGTCGGTGCCAGACTTCTGAGTGTTTGATACTTGGTAGGATCCAAGGCGCGGAGCAACGTTTTTGTGTTTGATGGAACTTTTTGTTTTGCTTCCTGACCTGTTTTTGGTAAATAAACCAGTTACTTTTGTTTGAACCCAGTTTAGCCTGCTCTGTCCGGTTTTTATGCACTGCCCTACACCCCGCATCATGGTCTAGCCTCTCATGATACCACAAtacgtttgtgtatgtgtgtgtgtacctacttGCCGTACAGGGTGTCCCCCACCAGCAGCTCGGGGGGCCGGTACCAGCGCGTGGCCACGTACTCCGTGTACTCCGCCCCCTCTGCCAGCGTGCGGGCGAAGCCAAAGTCACACAGCTTCACCACGCCCCCCCCTGACACCAGCAGGTTCTCTGGCTTCACGTCCCTGTGCaggatctgacacacacaccaggcacacacacacacacgaggtatacacacacaccacgtacacacacgcatgaggtatacacacactcacaggaggtataaacacacaccaggcacacacacatgaagtatacacacacacacatgaggtgtacacacacacacacaccaggcagacACACGCatgaggtatacacacacaccaggcagacacacacatgaggtatacacacactcacaggaggtataaacacacaccaggcgcacacacacacatgaagtatacacacacacacacacacaccaggcagacacacacatgaggtatacacacacaccaggcagacacacacatgaggtatacacacacacacatgaggtatacacacacaccaggcagacacacacatgaggtatacacacacacacgtgaggtatacacacacaccaggcagacacacacatgaggtatacacacacacacgtgaggtatacacacacaccaggcagacACACGCatgaggtatacacacacaccaggcagacacacacatgaggtatacacacacaccaggcagacacacacatgaggtatacacacacacacgtgaggtatacacacacaccaggcagacacacacatgaggtatacacacacacacgtgaggtatacacacacaccaggcagacacacacatgaggtacacacacacacacgtggggaCTCACGTTGTGCTGGTGGCAGAAGCACAGCGCTCGGAGGGTCTGGTAGAGGTAGCGCCGGGCCCGCTCCTGACCCAGACCAGACGGGTTCTGCTCCAGCTCTTCCAGAAGGTTCTGCTCCAGCTCTTCCAGAAGGTTCTGCTCCAGCTCTTCCAGAAGGTTCTGCTCCAGCTCTTCCAGAAGGTTCCTCTCCACAAACTCAAACACCAGGAACACCCTGCGCCTCCTCCGGAACACTCCGAGCAGCCTCACCAGGTTCACATGCTGCAGttgctgaggggggagggaggggagagagggggaggggagagaggagggaggggagagaggagagagggggaggggagagaggagagagggagagaggagggaggagagagagggggaggggagagagggagagaggagaggggagagagggagagagggggaggggagagagggggaggggagagagggagagaggagaggggagagaggggagagagggagagagggggaggggagagagggggaggggagagagggagagaggagggaggggagagagggggaggggagagagggggaggggagagaggggagagagggggaggggagagagggagagaggagggaggggagagagggggaggggagagagggagagaggagaggggagagaggggagagaggggagagagggagagggggaggggagagagggggaggggagagagggagagaggagaggggagagaggggagagagggagagagggggaggggagagagggggaggggagagagggagagaggagaggggagagagggggaggggagagagggaggtaggggaggggagggtcgagggaaaagagagagggaggggagagagggagagaggagggaggggagagagggggaggggagagagggagagaggagaggggagagagggggaggggagagagggaggtaggggaggggagggtcgagggaaaagagagagggaggggagagagagaggggaaggatatgagaaaggggtgggagagagagaggggaaggatatgaggagggggtgggagagagagaggggtgaggaggagaggagggggtgggaggggagagagagaggggtgaggaggagaggagggggtgggaggggagagagagaggggtgaggaggagaggagggggtgggaggggagagagagaggggtgaggaggagagggaaagaggagagagagaggggtgaggaggagagggaaagaggagagagagaggggtgaggaggagagggaaagaggagagagagaggggtgaggaggagagggaaagaggagagagagaggggtgaggaggagaggggaagaggagagagagaggggtgaggaggagaggggaagaggggaagaggagagagagaggggtgaggaggagaggggaagaggagagagagaggggtgaggaggagaggggaagaggggaagaggagagagagaggggtgaggaggagaggggaagaggagagagagaggggtgaggaggagaggggaagaggagagacagaggggtgaggaggagaggggaagaggagagagagaggggtgaggaggagagggaaagaggagagagagaggggtgaggaggagagggaaagaggagagatgagtgAATAAGATTGATACAGGAGCACGTTTCGTTATACCTTAGACATGGAAAATATGCTTATTTAATTAAGAAAAACGATAGAGTATTTAACAGCCGTATCTTCGGTCATGAAGAGAAGCTGTACCACTCACATCTGAAAACAATCTTATACTTGATTAGTTATGGCTCCTGCTATAGGCTACTGATGTGTATTTCCATAaaactgctaaatgaatgagaggatggagggatggatgagtaggagatgaagggaggagggtaTGTGAAGGATCTACCTTCAGCATCCTGATCTCGCGCAGGGCTATCTTCCTCACGGCCCGGTCCTCCTCGGTGTCCAGAAACTTCTTCACGGCGACGATGCGTCCGGTCTCCTTGTGTCTGCACTTCATCACCACGCCGTAACTCCCTTCCCCGACCTGGCCCAGATTCTCATATTTATCcatatctctctcgctccccttactctctctttctctccctctccaaatTTCAAACGCCCTCGCTCCGAAACGGCACCAAAAACATTCCCGGATACCCACGTACACCGCTCGGTAAACGTGAGTTACGGAGTTGTAAATCCACCGCGCGGAGCTTTTTCCCGCTCGCGGCTCCTCCTTTCTTGGCTTCTGTTCTGGTTCGGAGTCTCTTACCTATGAAGGTAAACGCTGTAGTACGGCGCGCGGTCACCGGAGATTTACGGTCGAATGCCCTTCGTGTGTGACCCGACTGCGGAGCAATTATCTGTCACCAAACACGTTACCAATGGCAACTCCCTCACGGTGGAGTACACAACAAACGAGGACACCGTacacccagagccatagaaaaagagagttgcgacacgctttgatctcgccgacacgtgatcacgtggttcatgtagctcgctgtagttccaaaaaaccccactgctgtcaaccggtttgaatggttttcaatgaagctggccaacggaagtcgctttctcaggcaaatgatgaatgaaacaggctcggtttaAGAAATctgatattctggctatcttcagcagactcgtatctacaaaaggcagtcctccctgacgtgtttggtgtagaatggagtgaaatacaacattgtgaacactcactgccagtgaaacacaggaaaaaagttagagcttttttgtcacgtggttccagtagctccctgtagttaaacaaaacccccactgctgtcaacctgtttgaattagtgatgggcattccggctctttttcgtgagccggctcgtatggctcagctcactaaaaagagccggctcttttggctccctaacggctctttaaaaaatacatgttttaactatgaatttgactatgataggtgtgaaaacaattcgattaaattatgaaatgaaatcatactcgaccgtaaccacatatctttaaaaatgcattgatttgtcatggctctcccgagttttgactactctctcactgtgtggtgagttggctcggccctcccctcatgcaggattgacaggaacagaatgtgaggatgatcgtgtgcgcctttaagcctacaagtatttttttgttgttctttgaattagtcaataattttaaatacaattaaaattcattatttcataatcatttagtttttattggCTGTAttaaatctattaaaaatagagttggCTCTtccagatatgcgagccagctcccgagttcaccttcaagagccggctcttagagccggatcgttcgcaaacgacccatcactagtgAGCAGACAAGCTCaccgttgctgatcaaggtttctactatcgatacataccccttTTAGACCAccgtataactcaatccagctatactaatcataaacaacatgggtgttcgaagaaccgaattagccagatcatgattagcaagatgaagtcgtcttggatgtgtcatttgatctcggacgtacggagaacgggcccctggtgTGTGATTTCCTCCAGCAGCTCAGAGAAGGATGGACGACCCTGCGGTGTCTGGAGGAGAAACAcacatcatcttcatcaccttcatcatcacacacatcttcatcatcacacacacacattcttcttcttcttcttcatcatcatcatcatcactgtgtgtgtgtgtacctcgtgCCAACACCGGTACATGATCTGGTAGACCTGTGTAGAGGCGTGGCCTGGGCGGTAGAGGCGGAGCCCCCCTGGTGATGTCTTCAACCACCTCAGGGTTGGTCCTGCCCTCGTATGGAGTCCTGCCCTGGGTGAACACCTCCCACATCAGCAcccctgctctctcacacacagacacacacacacacacacacacacacagagaaaagggCACACTTTGTGAAGAGGATTAAACAAAACACTTCCTGATTGCTATCCAATCAAACCCTTAGCTGCAGTGCTGCCAGTAAGCAgtgatctgattggctgtgtggAGCTGACTCACCAAAAGGACCAGACGTCTGATTTGCTGCTGTACTTGCTGAAGTGGAGAACCTCCGGAGGAGACCACTTCACTGGGAACCTGGAACCCGTGGAACTGGTTGTACTGGTTATCTAGAACATACCTGgaacacaggacacagaacctgagagggggagagagacacagagcgagagagagggagagagagagggagagagagagagagagagagagagggagagagagagagaaagagagagagggagagagagagggagagagtgagacagagagagagagagagagagagagagagagagagagagagagagagagagagagagagagagatgagagagagagagagagagagagagggagagggagagagggggagagagagagagggggagagagagagaggggggggggaggggagagagagagagagagagagagagagggagagggagagaggggggagagagactcacCTGGTCATTCCAAAGTCGCTCACTTTCACCTCGTTCTTCTCACTGACCAGACAGTTCCTGGCTGCCTGCTGACACAAGGAGGCGCTAGTGGACCCATTCACTTCCACTAGCAATGATAACAATGCTAAtcgactcctctctctctcctcccccccccctctctctctctctctctctctctctcagttcagtatgctttattggcatgacagttcgggttgagcagtattgccaaagcagtccataTTGAATGGACATTTTAACATATATATCATAACAATTACAAGGAGTCTAACAATAACTAGAgagagtacaatttctggggaaattgtagggtgtgcttgcttgcgtcggtttgcacaggggtcagttttttaattacatttttacaactgatattcctgtgtattttatataaaaatgcatacttattatttataaagattacatagatttaaaagcatcttttttttgctgctcatttacaactcaaaatacgagtgaagcgtataatgaaatagatgtcttctcatttccctgcaagaggcagcctcatagctgaatc is drawn from Osmerus eperlanus unplaced genomic scaffold, fOsmEpe2.1 SCAFFOLD_49, whole genome shotgun sequence and contains these coding sequences:
- the LOC134015526 gene encoding cyclin-dependent kinase-like 5, translating into MDKYENLGQVGEGSYGVVMKCRHKETGRIVAVKKFLDTEEDRAVRKIALREIRMLKQLQHVNLVRLLGVFRRRRRVFLVFEFVERNLLEELEQNLLEELEQNLLEELEQNLLEELEQNPSGLGQERARRYLYQTLRALCFCHQHNILHRDVKPENLLVSGGGVVKLCDFGFARTLAEGAEYTEYVATRWYRPPELLVGDTLYGKQVDVWAAGCVCVEMLTGEPLFPGDSDIDQLYHIIRCFGNLTPRHQEVFHQNPVFSGLVLPQVPPVPPASHTPLQLRYPTLPWQAVDLTQKCLQMDPDSRSSCSDLMLHQLFTYDQLHLRLEEELNMIPQKENRRSRREEGDNSKVTGRDSDPFGSSSTTNPDHSETRTSPDVTANPSIMTANTTKTTTANMTTAAKPCKATLTSQPGRDSDHMTTSSMTTSSMTTSSMTTTSMTTSSMTTSSMTTSSMTTTNKPDRIPECRNNLDHTTTTMMTNTSTTEPRRHPDRNMTTTMDTSTSNMTTIIEPKRHIDHKDTKTTTTAPRKDPTRLGETDRTSCDRVVTISPLPPTPTPSLSHTSLAPVVNGNSPFTHGNPGLGAWPHLGTLSLRSIDKTKRHINTFSRISQQSLSTHCTVGTQAVSERSFLSERDRGDRVVAMVRKRAEVSRSEFRFPELRTPLLSEGKHPKGTSKNLKKDIRIPAITTTTTDTHTNTHALQRTHTTLDAHGKTHTFQRSHTQMDTHTHGQP